Below is a genomic region from Prunus persica cultivar Lovell chromosome G3, Prunus_persica_NCBIv2, whole genome shotgun sequence.
CCACAGTGAGACGATGTGGATAGCATGGTTCATCCCAGGCATAAGGGCAAGATGTGTAAGAGTGAACAGTAGTTTCAACAGTTTCACACCTCTGCTGGTAGATCCTTAGCCTCTAAAAAGTGCCAAGACGTGCAACAAAACCATTTTAGTAAATGGTATGATAAGGTTAAAATGCAAAAACGTGTTCACTAAGCTTTAGAAAGAATGCTCCACTCAAAAGTAGTTCACAACAATGCATTTTGGCATTTGCTTACGGCTCAACTAAATGTGAAACCAAACAGAGGTTTTCCTTAAACCAGATAATGAACAACtactaatttaaaaaacatgaCACTGCTAGCAAATACttatgagagagagacagataAACTAAGGAATTAAATGACAAATGACAATCACATCTCTATGAAGCAGGATAACAAGAAAATAGAAGTAAAACTCAAGGTAATACATAAACTATTCTGAAATATAAACTagttttttgttaaaattaattGTTATACCAACCTCGTTCGAAAAATTATCAATTCTGTAGGGCATATACCCAGTCTCATCATCTGATATGAGAATCAAATTTGTGCCGGAATTTCCATGGAAGTTTCCAACAATCTTTTCATCTCCCATGGAGACGTCAGCATTCTGCACTTCAACACGTATCATATTTAATGAACCAGAAAGATAATTCCGCATTTTCACTTGAGTATCTCCAAGATGATCTGGCAAGAAGCCACCTGACCATTGCCATCCAGGTTCATCGTAACGAATGGAAACCAGTAACTCCCTGCAGAAGATTGAAATATGAACAAGCAAGTAagagggaagaaaaagaaggctgATAGATAATATACATGAAAGATATCTCATCTCATGTATTTCTCATCTTAAAGTTTAAACTTGAGCATGCATTCAACCTATTCAACAAAGCCAAGATGATTCAGCATTTAAAACGTAACTTACATGGCTGTATCCATCCAGTGAAGATGAGAATGTTCTCCTATGcccaaatgaaaaacaaaatcagttCCTTTCTGCTTATAACACACGTCCTTGCTGCATGCATTGCTGATAATGTACCtgcaaaataaagaaattttaacaagatacagaaatgaaaaagcatatgatttaaaatatcGGTGAATGATGGTTACTGTTACCTGGGTTGGAAAGTAATGGCACTTGTCCTCCCAGCAAATGGGGCAGCAACTGCACTAGAAGTTACAGACAACATGAATGCGGCATTTGATGATGGTTGAGGAACAAGGACAGTAGTAGAACCACTAGGTGGAACAAGGGAAAATGGACTTGACCATAGAGAATTTGGCATATTTTCTGTTAGATATTCAGGCAGACACCTGCTCGCTCTAACTGTAACTTCACCAACAGAAGAAACGGGGTTAGGAGAGAACATGCATGCCCTAGCTCTTCCACGCTCATAACCATAAAAGTTGGAATCTTTTAAGGTCAACTGACAGCTTGAACTCGATTGGTTCTGTGAACTATTAAAAAGAGAATTCTGACGGTCTAAATCACTTCTGCTTGAAAGctcttgaaaattttcttgAGAGTTCAATGGATTCAAAGGTTTGCTAAGAAATATTTCTTTGTGAGGATTAGCATTCTCTCTAGCTGAGACAATGTGACTTCTTGACAAGGAACTCCCCAGACCATGTGAATCTGTAGCAAGATGATGGCTAGATGATACCAGACTGAGACCATCTTTTTTTCCATGAAGCAGTTCTTGTTCAGCCATATAATAACAAGATGGAACAGAGCAGCTTACTCCTTTCATTTCACTGGAAGCTTCTGAAATGAAGAGAGGAAAACCAGTGCAATTATACAGCAGAAAgggaacaaaaataaaaagttcccTGGCACCAGAAAATGCATCCAACACCTTTTCCACGGTAACATATATAGGACCTAAAACAAAGTAAAACCAATACCATCAACAATCCTACTGAGCATAAAGTTACATTCAAcagaaacaataacaataactGAACTACCGTTTGATGAGTCTGTATAAAAGGCCACAATTTCAGAGAGTGAAAACTTCGCTCCAGCAAACTTAGCCATCTTACAGAATGTTTCATTACGTGGGAAATTCAAAACTGCTGGCTTGAAGCCATGCAAAAGGATCTCCAATTTCAGGTGATGCGAAGGATCAACATTATGAAAGGAAGTTTCCACctacacaaaacacaaaacacaaacaaaaaataaaactctccTGGGTAATGGTATTAATCTTTACAaggatgaagaaaatgaaaagcagCAGAGAACTCCTTATTCAGTGAAAGACAGATCTACTTGGCAACATCACAATACAAACCTCTGAAAGAAATGCAGTCCGAGTAATCCCACCACTTTCTATCGTCAATGTCACTTCCTTGGGAAGGTAGTTATTCACTACTAAAGGGATACTGAGAGTCACTTGGTGAACAAATTGCTTCTTTGACTCCTCTAACTTTTGTGATATTTGACCATCTACAACTGATTGCTTTAAAGTACTTTTCAGATGCGGAGAAAAGGTCTTCCTCGACCTAACAGATGAAGGTAAGCTGATATTTCGAACCGAAATGCAACATCGAAAGGGATCACTATTTGGATGAGCGGGATAGCAGACAAAGGACTTAAGAAATCCAATTTTACTCTCCTGTGAAAGCAGGTTGGAGAGGTTATAAACTTCACTCCAGAGATAAGAATCTCCAATTGGACGCCATCTAATCCTACCAGCCTCAGCCAAATGGAGAGGCAGTGGTAACTCTTGACCAGGGTATATTGGGTCTAGGATCTGAAACGGTAACATAAATATGGCATTGTTAATGTATTGAACTAACTAACTATCATAGGTCatagaaatgaaaaatggCTTCTGTTCCTACCATTGGGGACACACCGAATGGAATATCAAATCGCAGCTCCAGTGGCATTGAAGATGCATTTGAAAGTAAAACCTGCATGGATATAAAGTGTAAGGGATACCCTAAGAacataaaatcatatcataaatTGAGTTGTTATAATACCGTTGAGTACAGTCGTATTAACTTGGTGTAACGCTGTACCGAAACATCAAACACAACAGGAACAACAAAACCACCAATGGCATTTGTTCTATTATTTCCCCTATTGTCGTCGTATGCCATTGAAAAATCAACCTCAAAGTAGGTAAGTCCTACAAGATCCATTGAGATAGGATCAGAAGATACTGATGTTCCATCAAATTGAATGGTAATATACTGATGAGCAACCCCATTTGCCTTCTGCTCAAAAAGCCTCTCAGAAAAGTGAGCTGGCTTAACATTAATAAGTTGTTCCTCGGGAGTATCGTTGATATAGATTGGAATAGAAGAACCTGGTTGCACATATTTTCTGTTCTTCATTTCCGAGACACCAAAATCATCAGGATTAATTGGGCCTCGATAAACGTCATACAATAGAGGTAAAGATGTCAAATTTTGAAGTACATAAGGAGCGTATTTTCCTGCATATGTGTATTCAGCATAAGGAGAATTTAATAACTTCTGGCTCTCAGGAAGATCATTTGGACCTATCAGAACCCATGCATCCTTAATCATCTCAAATGTTCTGAACACACACTGTTAAGAAACAATAATGAGATGGGCTACAAAATTGACAACTTATTGAAAACCAATGTAATTCACTACATAGAAAACATCATAGTTGCTAAAATATTTGTAACTTCCAGATTTATGCAACTCTTGCATGGGTTCAAAGGTCAttatggcatgtttacttacTTGAAATAGGGCAAGTCATGAATCGGGGAAGTATGGAATAGGGGAGATCAACTACCCTCTAATCAACCTAATTCCAGGTTTTTCAGGTATTAGATTACAAATCGTAATGTTGGACTCACATACTTGTTGATTCCATGTTTAGTAAACATAAGGGAAGTCAGTAATCGGAATAATTCTATTAACCGTTCTAGGTAAGTAACATGTCATTAATAGGGAGTCTAAAGTTGATTCGTATATTGTGATAAGAACCAAAAGGGATCGAATGTGGCCACCACCCTCAATGTGATCCAATGATTTGAGCCATCCTAAAAAAGACCCCATTCAAGGATCatcctaaaaaataattaacaaaatcGGAAACTATTTGGTCATCTCATCTAGCTATGACAAAATAAATAGATGAATACACTGCTTCTGAAAGGTACTGAAGTGTCCATTATGATAATGATATGGTCAAATGATTTCTGGTTTTGCTGACTTATTGAAGGGTTGATTTTGGAATGGGAATCTAAAAATTAGACGGTTAGGATGACTGGACCACATTGCAGGATGGCCCCAACAGTGCGATCCCTTATGGTTATTGTCAAAAGGAATATCTCTTAATGTGGGGACCATacattatatgtatatacttgAATATTCTCTGACAAGGATATATGATGGGCACCATTTCTTTCTAGGGAGCATTTGAGGGGACGCAAATCCATAACTAACAACGAAGGCAACTACTGAAATGATAGCCATACTTAGTATTCATGAAGGGGGATCATCTTTTCAATTCCTCACAGATAGGTGTAAGATGTACAAATGTTTTATATGAACAAGCCCCCATTTCACTCCTTTCCAATGTGTGTGTTTCAGTTGTGCAATGAATAACAATGTGACTTCAAACAGGTGCTCTATTCAGGttgcatataaaaaataataaaaaaccttCACATTTCATAGGTTGACAATAACACCCTTTATAAGATGCTTGAGACTTTTAGATTAGATGTACTGCAAATTAAAGGATATAGCAGGCTAAGGGATTCGGTGAAGTTCACACCTCTATAAGGGATTCAGTGAAGTTCAGATTAAGGTGCGCCGTTGATTTGATATTGATATCTGTCAAAATGGAGCTGTTGAGACTCATCTCTTGCTTTCGAATCACATCAACCTCAAACTTCCAAGGTTCAATAAAAGGTTCCCAGAAGACCTTCAGTCATTAAAGAAAGAAGCTATTAGAATATCATTGCTATTGAAATGCATGTGAAAGTGTTCGTCAAAATATACCTTGTGAATGTTATTGTAGTTCACTTGAAGGTCACCATTGACTGAACCTTTGAGGTTGTTTTGAGTCATATTAGCATGCAAAAAGATGTTCCCCATAAGAATTTGAAACAGCGGTCCACTACAACTCCACTACATAAACGCAAAAAGGAATCATTAGAATGGCAAGCCTCATGCATTTAGGACACAAACATGTCGATTATCTCAAatgcaatttatttttctttttatttccttctcCTCAGCGGTAAGAAATTCCAAAGTTGCATGTGTGATGAAACCAATCAAAATGATATTCAATACAGTGCTCTACTATAAAATAGATCAAGCACTAAAATGTTGAAGAAAGACAAtcacacaaaataaaaggcCATGAGAAACCAAGCATTGCATCACAAAAATACAAGAgcaaacagtaaaaaaaaaaaaaactaggaaAACATACCCTTGATTTACCTATAACAATGAATATAAATCAGATGATATGCAAActatggaaaaaaagaaaatttatagcTTCAGTACTGAAGAAGGTCTGCATACCCTTCCATCACTTAGCAGAAACGAAATCTTCTTAAGTTGGACTTTAAAATCAATTCCTCCATAAGAAAATTGAGAAGGACCTCCTTCACCAACATTGAATGGTATGCCGTGCCAAAAGTAGAGAATCCTATGTGAAATCCATACATCTAAATGATCACATTGAACATCTACTTCAACATGTGCAAGCTCCATCTGGTTATTATTAGTCTGAGCTTCCAAAAAAACTTGGCAAATCTGGAAAAGAGGCCATGATTGACCACTTTCCTCCTCGCTCAACAATACCATGCCACTCAGTTTTTCCATGTTGGACTTCACTTTCACATTTCTTCCATCAACAAAAAGTTCACTACTTTTACTGCACAAAGTAACTGCAAGGCATCTAAAGTTTTTTCTGTTAGATGAATAATTTGGATGGCCCTCTCCATGACCTTCATCTACCTGATATTCCTCCCAACCATCATCACCAATCCAGACAGGAAAGTGACATGTAACACAAATATTTTCTGACTTCACAAACAGAACATCAGCATCTTGCTTTAAATTGTCAGGCTCATTTATGGATAATTGTCCAGGATAAGATTTCAAACAGTCAATTACATCAGTCCAGTAAGACAAATATAACCACACATCCACAGAAGGCAAAGAAACCAGTAGCTCCATTTCACCATGAGTTTcctttgaaagagaaaaatcaaGAACTGCTGAGGTTGAACACATGGATTTGAATCTTGCTAATACGACAGAATCAGGTAATGAATATAAAGCTAGTGAGGAAAAACTAAGCACTACACTTAAGAGATCGTCATTTCTCAATGATGCAGAACACATAAATTGCATTTCCGCCTTAGCAATAGGTTCTTTTAAGCCTTTTCCAAAGCGATTTAACTGCATTGACAAAGAATCGCAATAGCATCTTACTTCTGTAAATGTAATGCTTGAAATGACAGGTGAAACTGCATTATTCTGTTCTAAAGTCCTCTTTAACTGAAGAAACTGCGGAACATCAGATTTGAAACATTTAGATACATCAGAAACTTCAGAAAATTGATTTATGGCATCAAGAAGTCCCTCAAATCCATGAAAGAATTGAGCATctgtaaagaaaaagagaagggttAATACTTCAtacatgcaaaaaaaaaattattgtgaaGAGAACTTCACACAGGTaacataatatattaataCTGAAGTGATTTTGGTTAAGAACTTgaatatgaaatatgaaacTCTTACCCTCAGCCATAAGTTGACAGTTTTTAATCCTCGTCATGACACAGATGGTTGAGGGAGAACTTGAGGATTCATTTTCACATGGTATCTTCACCCAAACATCAGCACATAGGGGTGCAACTAGTGGAATATCTACATGCTCAATATCTTGATCAAACTTTAAGTAACTGCGTCCATCGTCCTTTAAAGAAAGGAATGACAGGAACAAGTCTCgtccaaataaatttaaaCAGTGATTTCTTTCAGAAAGTTTATGTGCAGGAACCCAACATTCAGGAGGAATATCATTCAATACATTATTTAAACTGCTGCTATCAATAAAACTACAATACAACTGCTGAAGTTCAGTCTTTAGAAAATGACCCTCATTGCTTTTCATGGGCAAAATCAAAGTAGAGTCCAGTATCTCAATCTTATATACAAGGGAACACTCATTTCCAGTTTCAGTATATTCACACCCTACAATGACAGGCTGCTCATTTGAATCTGAACTCCAATCAGGCAACGAAAAGTAACCAATTAGTACTGCCAGATACTCAGGAGGTAAAATGCAATATACATGCTGAACGCCAAAGCTTACTTCAATACGAGAACTCAAAGGCCCACATTTTTCTTTACTCACTCGTACATTTAAAATAGGAGATAAACTGGGAAGTGAGGGCCCCCACAGAAACTGACGTAAGTTCTGTGGGTACCAAGATGAAGTGAGAACTAATCCCTCTGTAGAACACAATATATCAAAGCAATTTTCAGAAATGAGTACGGATGACTTAGATGTAGGCAAGGTAATCGTCCCAACGATGCATGAAGAATCATGAAAATGCACTCTGATTTCACAGAGAGTTATATCAATGACAAACAGACTGCTGGTATCAGCAGAACTCCCATCCACATCAGACGCTTCAACAACAGATGCGGACTCTAATGGTGTGGcttgaaaattttcagataCCTTCTTTGTATTGGATTGTGGACAGCACATTCTGCCTTCCCTTAAACAGAAATATTCTCTCCACTCATGACTGGCATAAAGCAAAGAACTTTCAAGGCTACCAAGGGA
It encodes:
- the LOC18782062 gene encoding uncharacterized protein LOC18782062 isoform X5, which codes for MVYPCSKEVILHMRRPIIEKKLLDNVHPSCKLQVDLSPNLEVELSIKGMLQPLEVTIDAEFFLNLIDFFGVLKSFEGQHGRVLLSLNGIENVNGRLLSKAEYLLSHLRKVLWDVSIFNIIINVPWRDAISEQHSLVFEAGSLMFRTKCDMGSNPSDNEQAYALNNLLTSVSECKVPLSFQLQDLYDHFEVKLNDFEMKITMPSHTFPISILEKLSASISLARCLIQDESVLKQLEVYINVSSLNAHFSPSLYAAILGLIAYLVALQSSSESVSLETIDSFNVASKGSRSPVFGFSTNVKLETVSCRVELENEKENSTSIMLVFQQLNISYALTELEKFWICMEALRITTSHLTGESNSPILHSNGNQSSTSALHQHGIGLSNRSDDFAKNIVNTEACFILQYESLRKESVHKKCRISLNNADVHCYPNVIRLLIAFFDKLSTYGASDHGNLPSSSTVDAANPEKVNGFGFQRFGFSNFIETGSSEHASIPLDHFPFVTICNSGSLGSLESSLLYASHEWREYFCLREGRMCCPQSNTKKVSENFQATPLESASVVEASDVDGSSADTSSLFVIDITLCEIRVHFHDSSCIVGTITLPTSKSSVLISENCFDILCSTEGLVLTSSWYPQNLRQFLWGPSLPSLSPILNVRVSKEKCGPLSSRIEVSFGVQHVYCILPPEYLAVLIGYFSLPDWSSDSNEQPVIVGCEYTETGNECSLVYKIEILDSTLILPMKSNEGHFLKTELQQLYCSFIDSSSLNNVLNDIPPECWVPAHKLSERNHCLNLFGRDLFLSFLSLKDDGRSYLKFDQDIEHVDIPLVAPLCADVWVKIPCENESSSSPSTICVMTRIKNCQLMAEDAQFFHGFEGLLDAINQFSEVSDVSKCFKSDVPQFLQLKRTLEQNNAVSPVISSITFTEVRCYCDSLSMQLNRFGKGLKEPIAKAEMQFMCSASLRNDDLLSVVLSFSSLALYSLPDSVVLARFKSMCSTSAVLDFSLSKETHGEMELLVSLPSVDVWLYLSYWTDVIDCLKSYPGQLSINEPDNLKQDADVLFVKSENICVTCHFPVWIGDDGWEEYQVDEGHGEGHPNYSSNRKNFRCLAVTLCSKSSELFVDGRNVKVKSNMEKLSGMVLLSEEESGQSWPLFQICQVFLEAQTNNNQMELAHVEVDVQCDHLDVWISHRILYFWHGIPFNVGEGGPSQFSYGGIDFKVQLKKISFLLSDGRWSCSGPLFQILMGNIFLHANMTQNNLKGSVNGDLQVNYNNIHKVFWEPFIEPWKFEVDVIRKQEMSLNSSILTDINIKSTAHLNLNFTESLIECVFRTFEMIKDAWVLIGPNDLPESQKLLNSPYAEYTYAGKYAPYVLQNLTSLPLLYDVYRGPINPDDFGVSEMKNRKYVQPGSSIPIYINDTPEEQLINVKPAHFSERLFEQKANGVAHQYITIQFDGTSVSSDPISMDLVGLTYFEVDFSMAYDDNRGNNRTNAIGGFVVPVVFDVSVQRYTKLIRLYSTVLLSNASSMPLELRFDIPFGVSPMILDPIYPGQELPLPLHLAEAGRIRWRPIGDSYLWSEVYNLSNLLSQESKIGFLKSFVCYPAHPNSDPFRCCISVRNISLPSSVRSRKTFSPHLKSTLKQSVVDGQISQKLEESKKQFVHQVTLSIPLVVNNYLPKEVTLTIESGGITRTAFLSEVETSFHNVDPSHHLKLEILLHGFKPAVLNFPRNETFCKMAKFAGAKFSLSEIVAFYTDSSNGPIYVTVEKVLDAFSGARELFIFVPFLLYNCTGFPLFISEASSEMKGVSCSVPSCYYMAEQELLHGKKDGLSLVSSSHHLATDSHGLGSSLSRSHIVSARENANPHKEIFLSKPLNPLNSQENFQELSSRSDLDRQNSLFNSSQNQSSSSCQLTLKDSNFYGYERGRARACMFSPNPVSSVGEVTVRASRCLPEYLTENMPNSLWSSPFSLVPPSGSTTVLVPQPSSNAAFMLSVTSSAVAAPFAGRTSAITFQPRYIISNACSKDVCYKQKGTDFVFHLGIGEHSHLHWMDTAMELLVSIRYDEPGWQWSGGFLPDHLGDTQVKMRNYLSGSLNMIRVEVQNADVSMGDEKIVGNFHGNSGTNLILISDDETGYMPYRIDNFSNERLRIYQQRCETVETTVHSYTSCPYAWDEPCYPHRLTVEVPGKRVLGSYTLDDVKEYSPVQLPSSSEKRERTLHLSIHAEGATKVLHVIDSSYHILNDMKKTSVPRLREKRNDEQKQDKCIGFMERISVVIQHIGISMINIHPQELLFACAKNITIDLVQSLDQQKLSFQITSLQIDNQLRSSPYPVILSFDRDYKSNPIGHVNKDDVTKQRSERKLQRTSHSSFEPAFYLAVSKWRKKDVSLVSFEYISLRVADFCLELEQELILSLFGFIKNVSSRFQSRVFSLSDPFLGSHIKDTGLMDSYATVNQLHLMTVPVFNESHKPRLSLPSIVPIGAPWQQIYLLARRQKKIYVEVFDLCPINLTLSFSSAPWMRKNGILTAGESVIHRGLMALADVEGARIHLKQLTIAHQIASLESLQEILVRHYTRQLLHEMYKVFGSAGVIGNPMGFARSMGLGIRDFLSVPARSIFLSPTGLITGMAQGTTSLLSNTVYAISDAATQFSKAAHKGIVAFTFDDQAVSGVEQQQIGVATHSKGVINGVFEGLTGLLQSPIKGAERHGLPGVLSGIALGITGLVAKPAASILEVTGKTAQSIRNRSRFYQMGQQRFRVRLPRPLSRELPLRPYTWEEAVGASALVEADDSFRLKDEILVMCKELRQAGKFVIITHRLVLIVSCSSLLDLGKPEFRGVPADLEWVIESEVRLESVIHADCDQGVVHIVGSSSNIPLRQNQQAKRSSGTGAGRWNNPTVPLIQTNLELAHQEDAENLLQNLLSTIELGKEQGWGCRYLLHRSNIK